The Lathyrus oleraceus cultivar Zhongwan6 chromosome 5, CAAS_Psat_ZW6_1.0, whole genome shotgun sequence genome includes the window TCCTAATTGGATTACATAACATAGAGTTATGTAAAAGTGTTAATGATGTCATATCATGTATATATTCCATATTTCATCTTCTTGAAATGTAATAGTATGCAAACTATACCGAAATAGAATGAATATGATTAAAAACCCTAATCGATCATAAGGACATAGATGTGTTTTATGATACAAAATGTGTCATACCCTGATTTTTACCCCTAATATTCCATCTCATTTTCATAATTTTACATATCATAAAAATCTCATGTGTGTGTCTTTTATGCATTACCAACCTTATGAAAATGCAAAAATATGTTTTCTCTTGTTTGATTCTTTCACAAGATATGTGTGTTGGTTTAAGAAGCTCAAGTGATTGACTGGTCATGATTATGGGAATTCCTCAGTAATTCAAGCTTATTATTCATTCATAATAGTCAAGttatttccattcatcataatCAAGTTCAAGATTGCATTCATTCAAGATCAACAAGTTCAAAATTCATCTGATgcctaaattagggttttgatcaAGATTGCTCTGATGTTGACTTTTTTACCAAGACATGATCTAATGGTTTGAAATATGATTCAAGGTCCTCAAGTGCTTCATTATGATCCATTCATGTGCTTAAATTGGCTAAAGAAGTTTGATTCATTGATCATTGAAGATTTGGAATTCATCTGATGAAAAGTCAACTGCTCAAggtcaaagtttgacttttgagATTTTTTGGTCAACCATGGGTTTCTCAAGTCAAGAATCATGAAAATATGATTGATGAATGCACTTGATCgagaaaatcaagaaaaagttCAAGAAAGTCAAATTTAGGGTTTTCAAATTTTCTCTAAGTTATGAAATTGCATGTTCATGAAGCCCACTTTACAAGTTTGTAGCTTCTTCCTCAAGCCATCATTTTTCATGCTCAAAGGATGTACTTGTAGGTGATATTCCATACTTCAACTTTTTAGAAATAATTAACCAAAGATCTCATAAGTGATTGAAGATATgaagtgatgaagatgagatTTCAAAGTTGTAAAATTGTTCAACACTTGGAAAATTTTCTAGTGTTTAGCAATTAAGATTGTCAATAATGATGGCCAATTACCTCCATGATACAGGATTAATCTATTGAAAtgtctaacatgaaagttgtagaaGATGGTAAAATATTCCCAAAGAGCCCATTGGCATGAATTTATCACACTTGAGCTAGGAGTTTCGAAGAAGGAAAGTCACCATGTTAGGCCAAATTGAAAGTCCATCTTCATGTTAAGTTTCATGTTCAAACCAAAGCCGAACCTCAAGATTTTGCTTTGCAGCCTACGATGATTCTAAATCTAAGCACAATGAGTGCTTTACACAAACCATTGATGCATTACACAAGGGCTTAAACCATTATCCAAACAACCTACCATTTATTGATCATTATGCAATAAAAATTCATTGCCAGTTCCATAAAGATCACTTTTCTCAATCACTTTTGCTTGGAGCTTTGTAAATAGATATTGCTTTGATCTTACTCTATCTAAACACCAAAAGCAAAAGCACTTTTGTACTTTTCACCATTTTTTAGATTTGATCCAAAGTCCATCAAACAATACCAATAACCACTGTACCAAATCTAAACTCATTCACTATAAAAGGAGGCCTCATTGCAATGctccaacacacacaaaacaTCCATCATCAAGCAAGAAATAATATTGAATCATTCTTTCACTCTTTCCACATTTTCACTCAAGGAAGCTAGAGGGATCATTATTTCTCATCTAGAAGTGCTTTTGAAGGTGCAACGGACACACTCCATTAGGTAAAAAAAGCTCATTTTGAACTCCCTCATAAAGGCATCATTTTTACTCATTCTTGTTACTATTATGTTTGTTTTGAACATGAACTCCCTCATAAAAAACTCATTTATTTTGttatttagtttttaattttatattaaaaaatccaaaaaaaaactTTATTATTTATTCCTTTTTATTTGTTCATTTAAGTATGCTTTGATTCAATTTTTTTCCATGATTAATTTGCTCCCATTTTGATCTATATGTTTTGAACACCTTGATTATACTTGGACTTAGACTTGATGATAACTTGTTTATTTGATTTGTGCTTGAAGTACATGAATGTTTATGGTTGATGATTTGCTTTGAAACCCTAACGTATGAACTTTAGAGGCATGAACCCTAATGACTTAAACCCTTGTATGAGGTGAACTTTTGTCATAAAATGATACTTTGATGTGCTTTGAACTTGATCTTAAACAGTTCTTTAGTCTTTATTCATGAAATAGTTGTTTAAGGTTTAACATGATTGTATGTTCCATATAGGTCCACTTTTAAAATGCCTCGACCATTGCTTTACATGTCTTGTAACCGATATCATGATATATCTTGTTTGATGTTTTGACTTGATGAACTTTCAAAAATTATTCTTGAGGCAtttttgcttgtatgcttgtatgaTTCATGTATTATGAACTATTTTCTATGCCATGCCTTTTGCTCTATTCTTTATTGATGGCCTTGATTGGTGTCTTAATATGTTTAAGCTTGATAAATGCTAGTGATTTTGTTCATATGCCTGCTTAGTGCATATTGTTAATCCAGGATATTTCTTGCATGATACTTGTGCTTATGTTTCAATCCAAGGGAAAGGGATTATAGTTGACTTATTGTCATTTTCATATTCATTGTGTGTGTCTGTAGCTTCCTTTATCCACCTTGTGCCCTTTATCACATTCTAAACCCCTAGTCTAATCTTAGGATTTTTCAAACTTGAACTTATTTCATAAAAAACCTTGACTTTAGgtcattgaattttcaaactttctttctTCATAAATGCTTCCAAAACACTTAAGCATGTCAAACTCATTCTATAAGACTAAAAAAACACAAATTTCATTCAAAACTTTTGTCACTTGGCTTTTTCACTTTAAACTCTTTCTCAAAAGAGACTAGACATGAATCATCTTTATAGTTGAGATATAAATCTCCTACCCCATAGTAATGATTGAAATTGATGTTGATTATGTCTCTGATTCTCACAGCGACAGAATGGTGTACAAGTTCCATCTAAGGTAATTGACTGAAACACTTGGAGATTCACCATATGTAAGTACGACATATGGAACCCAAGTTCGTTGTAAGAATGTAATCGTACCATGATTGAAGTATGAAAGATCAAGTGCGGTCGTAAGAACCATAAAATATTGATATCATACATGATAAAGTAATGTGAGGCATTACATAAAATGATTATGAGAAAgttgatttccaaatcaaatatGTAGTAAGATAAGCCTATAGATCATGTCAACAATGGTATAATGGCGGAACCCTAATGATGTGTTTGTATGTGTGTGCCTGCTTAATGGAATAATCGATAAGTGAGAAACTTATCCCTTAAAAGAGAATGATTAGGGAGAACACCATTATTGGGTGTGTGAGCTTACCTAGAGGTTATCACTTGGTAAACGATGTTACCTTAGGATCCAACGGTGTGAGCTCATGGGAAATGTGATGACACTTCGAGTTTGGCGAGTTCTGATATCCCTTAATTCCATAGGAAATCAAGTGGAGTGATTAGATGAATATCAATGCCCTAGACTTGTCAAAAGATGTAACTCCGTAAAGTGTATTCCATACAATGGAGGTCTGACATTCCATTGACCATATATGGTAGACAATGTATTTTACACAATGGAGGTCTGGTATCCCATTGACCATATCTGGTGGAAAGTACTTCAGTGTAATCCATGCGGTGGAGGTCTGAAATCCATTGACCATATCTAGTAGACAATGTGTTCTATGTAGTGGAGGTTTGGTATCCATCGACCATATATGGTGGATAATGTATTCTACATTGTGGAGGTCTGGAATCCATTGACCATATCTAGTGGATAGTGTAATCCATACAATGGAGGTCTAGAATCCATTGACCATATCTGGTAGATAGTGTAGTTCTTGTAGTGGAGTTCTAGTATTCCATTGACCATATATGATAGAGAGTGTAAACCATACAGTGGAGGTCTATATCCCATCGACCATGTCTGACAGATAGATTGGTAGATCCTTGTGATCGGTTTTGGGGCTAACCACCCTTGAGTTACATGATAAATGCAGTCGTGAGCATGACATTCATATATTTTAAGGAGCTAGAAAAGCTTCATTGTTCTCGTTACCTTTCTGATACATGAGTGTAGTATTAGTGGCACGAAATGGTAGTAGAATCCTGTAAAGCtgagtggacccataagatacGAAGTTCTACTGAGACTTAGTAATCTCGCCCAATATTGTTGTTGTTTTCAGGTGAGCTAAAGCTATAAATCGTGTGAGAAGACCTGAAGTTTGAAGACCTATATGTCTTATGGATAATTTCTATTGCGTTTTCTGTTTATCTTAATGGATATTTGTTGTATTAATTCTAAGGTATTATGTTATGTATCTGAATTAGTAGATCTTTTGGATCGTATTTAGATTATGATTGTACTCAGTACCAAATTTTAACGTTTTACTTAATATGATTCTATATAAGTATTATGAGGGGTGTTACACTTTTTATCGAGGAACATGGATTTTAACCGAGAGTGGTCTTTTGTGTGAAATGATGTGACTTTAGTGATGCATTTTATCATGtgatttattttatatatttatttctTTGGTTGGTCATCTTAGAAATAGGTACGGGCTTATTAATATTGAGAAATCATTTAATAAGTAGAACTCATGATAAATATAATTGAAAATTGTAGAATAGGAATATTTTCTGATCGGTTGCTTTAAGAAGAAAGAATTACAACCATAGGGGAAAGAAGAATTTATAAAAGACATGTATTATTATTAATGTGAGACTTATGAATTTGTTCCTTAACTTAGATGCATTTATTTTGATGTTGTAGCCATACACCATTAGATCACATTATAACTTCATTTGTCATGACAGATCCCATCTCGCACACACAAGACAACCCCACAACCCCAATTTCTTTGGTCAACTTTTCTGATGCTTTATGACATTCTAATTTTTGACAATCTTAAAACATATTTTATTTCTTCATTATTCAAAGCTTTAAGATATATTTCTAAGAATATAAAGAGTAGACTGTATATAACCTAATTTTATTGATGTCGTATAAACTATCTCCAACTTATTAAGGGATAACTCGTCTAAAAAATTTGATGTTGgcaatttaaattttattatatgCATCATAAAGACTTTTCTTAAAGAAACAAACTAATTTCTAATTGTTATCATCCTATTATAAAAGTATAAGTTTGAACATGCGACAATTTATTTAAAAGTATAAAAATGTGCAGGAGTAACAAGCTCTACCGCACAGAGTCTCAAATTTTTGAAAATcctaaattttaaaaaaattatttttttactaatattaactaaatatatatattataagAAAATACAATAAATCAAAAAAATACTATGATAAaaatttaatatataaaaaaataagaTTGATCAAAAgttaaaataattaaatatattttttattaatacataattatatttttgatgtgtcatttttaattattataattttttttcttaaattTGAATTCCGAGTTGATTGAGTCGGTCCTATTTAATCGTAAAGATTGAAATTCTGATTattaaaatactaaaaaaaatatttaaagtGTGATTTTAATTAGATAAATCTCATTCTTCTTATTATCATATGGTCATAAATCTCATTTGTAtgaataataatattaaaaaatgaaaatttaCTATTTTATTACATTATTCCACTTCTGTAGTTatgtttaaaaaaattataattttaatataaaaaattaaaaattataatatGACATAAATTCAACCTAAAAAATTGTATCTAAGTTTTATAGATGAACATCCCATACACATTGTGTCAAAAAAAAACCCATACATTAAAATTCATACACCTTATTTAGACAAAATTGAGTGTTAACTTGTCCAAGACAGGTTGTATTGGTTCCTTCTAATTTAAAATTGTCGCTTTCCGAATTCCAACAATATTGACAACAAGACACAGATACAATGTATATGTCGATCaatattttagttttttttttctgttcttttgttttgcttttgtgTTTGTTCTATAATTGAACGACAACATCTGTTAACACAGACTGTATCTAGTTAACCATCTTAATCTTCAACTTCCTAATTCTCAAAACTCCTTCATAATCCCCCATCTTTCACATCTCCATAACCTTGTAAGCCTCCTATCTAAAGAgatatattattatttttcttgtAATCTTCATTGTCTCTTAATAATGGGAGGTAACAATTCCAGGTTGATTAATCCGAATAGTGGAGATGCATTGCCTGCAAAGATTCGTCCTGTTCTCGGACAAAGAATTGAAGAGTTTAGAAAACGTAGGAGTAATGTGCAAGGAGAAGACACTGATCTTTCGAAGAAAGAGCTTTTGAAGGACAATAATGGAAGCTTTGATGAGAAGTCTTCTTATCAAAATGAAGTTTCGGAAGAAACTCAATCGCAGAAAGAACAGCCAACGGTCATACGTGCGGTAGCCGTTGAAAAACTCTCTCAAGTTGTTCCATTGCCCGTTTCTGAATGCGGAAATGTGGAAGAGAAGAAAGAGAAAGAGGAGGAGGAGCGTAACGGACAGATAGAAACAGCTGAAGTATCTATACaagaaaatatatataaaaaacCTAATGCAAAACACGACGAAGAGGAAGAAGAAGACgacgaggaagaagaagaggaggATGATATTGGAAGACGTATAGGTCCTGGATCGCCGAGTTTTAAAATATATTGCGTTGAGAGCGACGAGAAAAAAGAACAAGAATTAAATGACACAAATGCAGGCCGCGAGCAAATACTGGAGAAAGAGGATGAAAACATTGCCGTGCACAACAAGTCACAAAGTACAGACAGCGACGGAAGCGAGACATCTGAATCGGAGATCGCAAGCAACTCAAACGAGGTAAGTAAATGTTTTCAATTCATTTGATTGATTTTCTACTAATGTGATATATGGTATAAAAAAAATGTGACACTTCACTTTATAAATCGGTTTTGTTCAGGTCGTTAAAGAAACGACTCCAAAGAAAAAAGGACATCATAAGAGAAAGAAGCTTGAGGCAATGAAGAAAAATCTACTTAATGTTAAGAATCTACAGAAGAACAGAATGAACCGAATGATGGGTTGCGCGGGCAATGACAGAAGAAGTCTTCTTCCGGATGATTGATTTAGAACGCATTAGATGCTGCTAGAAAAAATATTGAAGACACAGCTTAATGATATAATGACTAACTAGAACTAAGAGTTCTTCTTTGTTTGGGATTTTCTAGGCATCTTTTTGTTCAATTTCTTCTGAATCAAGATATACTGGTGTAGCTAGATATGTGGAATATTATTAGAATGAAACCAGATTGCCTTTGTAAAGTACTATTGAACTGTTATTCATATGGTTTATTTCTCTCACTCACGTTCAATCTTTCTCCACCCGATCTTAAATGTGTATGAAGTTTCATAATTATGTTACATTGATGAAACTTTGGTTGAGATGAAATATAATATAAAAAGTTCAAAAATTGGAGATAAACAAGGACTTATTTAAAGAAAAAGTTTTTTTTTAAGGGGTTATCTTATTGAAGGCGTTAATGTTTCATGTATGTATTTAAACTAAGAGTTTAATGGTAATGCACTGTCAGACCAAAAAAGTATTACACATGTATtcaattaaaatattttaaagtatcaaatcatataaataatttaaaatttaatagCTGACTTGGCGGGATACATGGTTGTCATTGGTTGACAGTGTGAAGATAATTTACACGGTCAGTGCACCATCCTTTTTCTCTTAAACTAATAGTTAAATTAAAGAAAAATGTATTTTTTACAAATTCTTTAAAGAAATGCATTGAAATTAAAGTAAATTATTAATAATGTATAACTTTAAaaccaaaaaataataaaagaaagaAATTAATTGAAATTGAAAAAAAAATGTTTTAGTAGGTAAAAATTAATTGCTTTAAAGTTTCATAAAGAATGTAGAAGGTTATGAcataaaaattaataaatatgTAATTTAATTGAAATAGTTAAAAATTAATTGAAGTTTGTAGCTATAATGTGTAAAAATTGTAATAAATATGTAAATAAAAAGGAATAGTTAAAGAAGATTGAAATTATAAAAGTTATAAAAAATGTGTAAAAATTTGTAATTTTAATGTTGCATAGTTGCTTTAAAGTTTAGTAAGTCATAATGGGTTTGGGTTTTGGAAAACAAGTTAGTTGTGTCCAAATATCTAAttaaaatgaaatgaatacataAATGTTATGTTATATTAGATATTTACGACATGTAATTTAAATTTACATTATTGTGTTGATCATGTATCAAAATCTTGATCCCTCTCTTTGGAGTCATCTTTGAAATTGCAACATATATTTGACTCTGACTAAAAATATCTCGTGGAAAATATAAATCAATTTAATCAAGAAATTGACCTTGAGATTTTTTTATGGTCATTGCATATGACACAATAATTAGGAATTGTCTTCGATTTAATTTAAAGGGTCGTGGAGATTCTGAAGGAGACATATCGTTACGTGGTATGTAAATGAGGTTTCCATGACCTTTACCATCCATTATCCTTGCTTCAAGTACATGGTTCGCCATCTTAGTTACAAATAAACGTGTTCCATTACACAAATCCTCTGATTGATCAAGGTTCCTCATTAGCATTATAGGTGTGCCAATTTTTAATTTTATGTGATGTCCCGGTAATCCTGAAGTTCTTAGAGAGCTGAGAAATTCTGAACTTAGTAGTTCTATAACGTCCATGTGACGTATTTCAGATCTGTCGATTAAGTTGGAGTTGTAGTAGTCTCTTGACTCACCTTAAAGGAAAAAAACAATGCATTAGGAAATGAAATAAGTGACATAAACCTATAAGAGTAATATGGTAGATATGAATAATTACCTAGCATTCTTGCAAGAACTTGTTCATTGATCTTATTAACTATTTCAATGCTTGCAGCAAGAATATCTCGACTTTTTAGGTAGTCATATGAATGATAATTATCCAAAAAAACTTGAATACGTACTCTCAACAATAGCTTTTATTGGGTCACAAAGCTTGATATTAAAATATCAGAAGGAATATCAATTTTTGCATATCCATCATTAGGTTCTGATAATTTCCATTCCCCAATATTGAGTAAACATTTTGAAAAGTGTTCAGTTTCAAGACATTCCTTTGGTTCCAAACCACTTCGTAGCCACATGTTTTTTGTAAGTATAAGTACTTCATAATCATTCAGAATGTAAGAAGCATTTCATGATCTGTGTATAATATCTGAATGGGTTCCTCTGTGTACAACAGGAAGAATTTGCCTAAAATCACCACCAAATACAATAACTTTACCATCGAAAATGGATTCGAAATTCGGTTGGTTACTCATAATGTCTCTTAGTGATCTATCAAGAGTCTAAAAACAATGTTTGTGAGTCATGGGTGCTTCATCCCAAATTATCAATTATGTCTGTCTTAGCATTTCTGCAAGGTCATCCTTAGATTCAATGTTGCAAAGAGAGTTATCTAAAGTAGGAACAAGTATTTTTGAACTTTGAATGAGCAGTTCTCCCACCAGGGAGCAATAGAGAAGTAATTTCGCTTGATGCAATAATCACCACAATTTGATGCTTTGGTCTCAAATAACTTTCAAGAGTTCGCCACATAAATGTTTTTTTGGTTCCGCCATGGCCATGCAGGAAGAAAACATCACCCTTTTGGTTGGTAACAACAGTCTATTTGTGATGCACTTTGACAACAATTTTCCATAATTCTTGTCATAAATTTCGCCAATCTTCTCAAAAGACCTTGCCATTGATGTTTCTCATGCAAAAGTTTTATGAAAATAAATAACTTTAACTTGAATATTTTTAGGGTTTCTAAACTAAATCATTTAAATCGAAATACATAGCATAAATACAAATAAAGTAAATATACTCAAATACAAATGTTGATTCTCGTAAATGCTATATACAGAACAACAAAACACAAAAATAAGATAACATACATAAATCCAGATTTTTGGAAGTACAATGTATAGATAAAAATACATGTGAAAAAATAGGGAAAAAACATGCAGATTAGcaaatatttaatatttaaaatagTTGGTTTGGATCGAGCcaaaaaacaaaaacagaaaaaaaattCAAGAAGAATGGAAAACCAAAGACAAACATCAAAAAAGAAATCATTTTGAATCAACATGAAGGAACATTGTTTGTGTGATATTGTGAAACAGCAACTATAAACTTTGGTTGAGCTGAGTTGTAGTTGACGAAAATTGAAATAGACGAAGAAAATGATGATGGAGTGGGAGAGAGACAAGATGAAATTAAAGGATGGGGTCAGAGAGAGAAATGAGAGAGTAGGTAGAAATGATTGTGGCTTTTTAGAAAATCATAAAAGTTGAACATTGACATATATAATTCGGTCACACTAATTACCATTGGGAAAAACAATAATTACAAAACTGGAAGACATAAAGTTGGTTTCAAAGTACAAGTTGGATATACATGCGCAATTGGAAATAAAGTGAAACTAAATAGACTTGTTACTCAACCATATAGTTAGAACTGATATTTTAGTTGTAAAGAGTAAATTTTGGACACAAAATATCCTCATTTTTATGATGTGTAAAATTTTAAGGGAAGGACATAAATGAATTTTCCACAACATTGAATTATCTTATATGATATATTAGTGTAATATATGAAAAGTGTGGTATTTCAACTATGTTGATCCTTTAAAGTTGGTATTTATCATACAACACTCTAGAAGTGTTACTAATAAGCAAATATAAAATAAGATTATAATTTTTAAAAGCATTACTACAAAATAGACGTTTCataacaccaatattattatgGTCTATGTTTTAATCGTGGTAATAGTTTATTTTTGGGTGTTTTTGTTTTTTTGGTATTTACTAAAGGACGTACGACACAACAATCATTTGTAACAACCGTAGTGAAATGTACCTGGAGTGaaatggttcgaatctcaacacCAACAATTTTACATTTATCATGCTAATAATATGATTGACCTTGTATATCACCACGGTTTTTATAAACAACCATGGTGTAAGTTTCAATCATTTCATCAGGGTTCTTGTTGTCAACCATGGTGAAAGATGctacttatttatatataagcAAAATTATCTCTCGTTTCAGTACATAACAGtcgtctctctcaaaacaaaacccCTGCAAACAAATTGGCACGCCTAGTGGGACCTTTTGTGcaattttttttacttttacaagAGTTTGttgcattattttattatttttgttttacATGAGATATTTTAAGTGTCTGGAATTCTATGCATTTAAGGAATGGTAGAACTTTGGATGAAATGGTTCCTCCAAAAAGTACTTTCTACCCCTAAAATCATACTTCATACACATAACCACCGGTCACATCGATGGTTGGCACTACAAGGATATCAAACCCCGTCGGAGTCACATGCCCAATACTGATCCCAATAACGATTTTGGCGTCATTACCAGGTGGGGTAGTTTCGTTTCCACCAGTAGCAAATATCCCAACTACCCCCAGGACTACTTTAGCAATAGTAGGGGACCCTATGCCCTCTTATGTCCCAATTTTTATGCTACCTCTAATCACTAGGGATTACCCATATGGCATGCCAACTTCCATGATGACAGGTTTGCAAAGTCACGCTTCAACGTATGCAGACAATGATATGACGACAGGGTCACCCCTAAATCCATATATGGCATCAGGATCGGCCATAAGCAACATTGGTTGAATGGCACAACCACAAGGAGGATTTGGATATGTTCGTCTAGGATTGATAGCCTTGACTACTAATTATCTTGTATCCATGATGCAACAAATGGATGAAAGTAACCACATGATGGTGAACATGTTAACACAACGGATATGTATTGTGTTTCATTCATTAATGCACAACACAACCCAAAGTTACCATTTGTTGGCCTAACATATGGGTATGATTGCTTATTTTTTTAGGCGCCTCTAGGGTTAGTCATGTTGTTGCCTAATAATCAGGTACTTGTCAAACAACCTCCACTGAGGGTAGTCGAAGGCAACCAAGCCTAAAATGGCCCAGAGGTAATTATGGTGTAAAGAGACCAGGATGCCAACCAAGTACATAGGAATGTCCAACAAAAAAACTTTGGGGGGGTCATACactaatttttaaccctaagatctcACATACCATTGGCATCcttgcacacaaacaaggtcaccTCTTGGTCCCTCTCCCTCTCACCTTTGGATTTTGCTTTTGtagggatcatcaagcaccaCTTTGTTGgtgtttttaactttttgtttacatgttcattacttatctaactactaatcaaaatatcaaaaatatgaGTTGTTTTTCTCAAatttattgtgcaaggtaggaCTTTTCATCAAGAGCACTAAGCATGGTTCCTCAACTCAGATTTGTGTAGAttcctcaactcaaggatttgtGTTGATTCCTTAACATAAATGAATTTAACAATCCATAATCAATTACCAATTGCCTAACCAATGCATAATACTAGCTAATATGTTAAGTTAGTTTTGTCAATTGCATCATAACACAATAACCGGATTCTATATACATGGTTTCCTCCATTCCCAAAACCTACCCTATTTTCAACCGATATAACAAATCCTAACATCATAATTAAAGTACAACAATTTGTTTATTAGCACAACAATTCTTGATGGCACCACCGGTCACATTGTTATCACAAAACCATAACAGATTCGTTTCTGCCTTTGCCATTTTACCCTCTCTGCAAAATCCGCTTTTGCTGCTGCGTTATATGGCGGCACTGTTAACGCTCTCTTTCTTACGTGTACACGCCGAGATATATAGATACATAAGCACAAAATATTTTTTCTTCCTTCATTAATTCCGTGCCATGGCGGGATTTAGTGGCGGCCATTGTTTCCCGTATCCTCTATCCACTATCATTCCCGCGCTTGATTTCATGTAATTCTTACTTTCATTACCACTCTTCAGTTGTTGAGGATTCATTTGAGAAGTTCAGAGCATGGTGGGACTCGGCAAGAGGTGTTTCATCTATTGATTGGCTCTTCTAACTCGGGTTATTTCATCTACTTGGCATGGATACTTCTTGTTCCTTGCAAGGGATGGACATTGGTCACACTCTTTTGATTATGTGCTAGTTCTCATCACCATAATGACACTTGCTGTAATAATCTAGATCCGGCTGATGCATGAAACAAATGCTCCCTGTGATGTTCCACCGGCATCGGTAGCGCATTGACGATGTTTATTCATCTCTTCCACTGATTTTGTGGGGTCtgttgtaatttattaaatacaaatgTGTTCCAAAATGATAAATGGTGGAAGTAAGTTAATGCTAATAAATGCATGAGATAACTCttcatgaattttgaattttaaattttaaattttgaattttgaattttgaattcggaGATTGTAACTCTTCATGAGATATTGCAAAGGCGAAACCATGCAACTGTTGGTGAAACATGATGCAGGTCAaccattatgattattggaaaaggACATTGCTTCACCAAGGGTTGCTACCTTGTGAAACAATATCA containing:
- the LOC127085772 gene encoding uncharacterized protein LOC127085772, whose product is MGGNNSRLINPNSGDALPAKIRPVLGQRIEEFRKRRSNVQGEDTDLSKKELLKDNNGSFDEKSSYQNEVSEETQSQKEQPTVIRAVAVEKLSQVVPLPVSECGNVEEKKEKEEEERNGQIETAEVSIQENIYKKPNAKHDEEEEEDDEEEEEEDDIGRRIGPGSPSFKIYCVESDEKKEQELNDTNAGREQILEKEDENIAVHNKSQSTDSDGSETSESEIASNSNEVVKETTPKKKGHHKRKKLEAMKKNLLNVKNLQKNRMNRMMGCAGNDRRSLLPDD